Proteins from one Mycobacterium sp. EPa45 genomic window:
- a CDS encoding ABC transporter permease yields MALDVLVSIPRRPFAWREFLVQSWFVARVSMVPTLMLAIPFTVLMVFTFNILLVEFGAADYSGTGAAYGTVTQIGPVVTVLVVSGAGATAMCADLGARTIRDELDALRVMGVNPIQALVVPRVLAATVVATLLSSVVILVGLIGSFVFAVFIQHVTPGSFVGGLTVITKAPDVVISLIKSTLFGMAAGLIACYKGVSVGGGPAGVGNAVNETVVYTFMALFAINIIATAVGVKATL; encoded by the coding sequence ATGGCCCTGGACGTCCTGGTGTCGATACCGCGGCGACCATTCGCCTGGCGGGAATTCCTGGTCCAGTCGTGGTTCGTGGCCCGGGTATCGATGGTCCCGACGTTGATGTTGGCGATTCCGTTCACGGTTCTGATGGTCTTCACCTTCAATATCCTGCTGGTGGAGTTCGGTGCCGCCGACTATTCGGGAACCGGAGCCGCCTACGGAACCGTGACCCAGATCGGACCTGTCGTAACGGTTTTGGTGGTCTCTGGCGCAGGTGCAACTGCTATGTGCGCCGATCTGGGCGCCCGGACCATTCGTGACGAACTCGACGCGTTGCGCGTCATGGGTGTGAACCCCATTCAAGCGTTGGTCGTGCCTCGGGTGCTAGCCGCAACCGTGGTCGCGACCCTGTTGTCATCGGTGGTCATCCTGGTAGGGCTGATCGGCAGCTTCGTCTTCGCCGTGTTCATCCAGCATGTGACCCCGGGCTCCTTCGTGGGTGGCCTAACCGTGATCACGAAGGCGCCCGACGTGGTGATTTCGTTGATCAAGTCGACCTTGTTCGGAATGGCGGCCGGGTTGATCGCTTGCTACAAGGGGGTGTCGGTCGGTGGGGGACCGGCCGGCGTCGGCAACGCGGTCAACGAGACGGTCGTCTACACGTTCATGGCGCTCTTCGCGATCAACATCATCGCCACCGCGGTCGGCGTGAAAGCAACCCTATGA
- a CDS encoding ABC transporter permease has translation MSSSVPSKAGSQLRHLIDGWIGGLTRIGTQAQFYFRTLVATRDAVVHYKVETIRLIAQMSLGTGALAVIGGTVVIVGFLTLSTGALVAVQGYNQFANVGVEALTGFASAFFNVRLIAPVIAGIALAATIGAGATAQLGAMRINEEIDALEVMGVRAVAYLASNRVLAGVVVVIPLYCVAMITAFLAARFGTTVVYGQSSGVYDHYFGTFLNPIDIVWSFLQAISMAIVIMLVHTYYGFTASGGPAGVGEAVGRAVRTSMISAVFVVLFLSLAIYGQSGNFHLSG, from the coding sequence ATGAGCAGCAGTGTGCCCAGCAAGGCTGGGTCGCAACTCCGGCATCTCATCGATGGTTGGATCGGCGGCCTCACGCGGATCGGGACGCAGGCGCAATTCTATTTCCGAACGCTGGTCGCCACCCGGGATGCCGTCGTCCATTACAAAGTCGAGACGATCCGACTGATCGCCCAAATGAGCCTTGGCACAGGTGCTTTGGCGGTCATCGGCGGCACAGTGGTGATCGTCGGCTTCCTGACGCTGTCCACTGGAGCCCTGGTGGCGGTGCAGGGTTACAACCAATTCGCCAATGTCGGTGTCGAGGCGCTGACCGGCTTCGCATCGGCATTTTTCAATGTCCGGCTCATTGCACCGGTGATCGCCGGAATCGCGTTGGCCGCCACCATCGGTGCCGGTGCCACCGCACAGCTGGGTGCGATGCGGATCAACGAAGAGATCGATGCACTTGAAGTGATGGGTGTGCGTGCAGTGGCCTACCTCGCGTCGAACCGGGTCTTGGCCGGCGTGGTGGTGGTGATCCCGCTGTACTGCGTCGCGATGATCACCGCTTTCCTGGCTGCGCGATTCGGCACGACCGTGGTCTACGGGCAGTCCAGCGGTGTCTACGACCACTACTTCGGAACCTTCTTGAACCCGATCGACATCGTCTGGTCGTTTCTCCAGGCGATCTCGATGGCGATCGTGATCATGCTGGTACACACCTACTACGGCTTCACCGCTTCGGGAGGACCGGCCGGGGTCGGTGAGGCAGTCGGGCGAGCCGTGCGCACCTCGATGATCTCAGCGGTCTTCGTCGTCTTGTTCCTTTCGCTGGCCATCTACGGTCAGTCCGGCAACTTCCATTTGTCGGGATAA
- a CDS encoding MCE family protein yields MSSRNGARGGHPLWWTAGLFGAIIGMAGVCSALFAGTFRTYVPVTLTSDRSGLVMESGAKVKMRGVEVGRVSGIVGGSGPVALKLEISPDQIAHIPANVDAQIKATTAFGAKFVDLVYPADPSTKRLAAGAVLHSRNVTTEVNTVFDSLVGLLRKIDVSKVNSVLTALADGVRGEGDLMGQAITDANQVLLAVNPRMDTVAADWRSFKGFSDAYKAAAPDILATMDAASTTSETITADSKDLDALLLNTIGLSNSGIGLLAPNRDNVIKSVNVLEPTTALLLKYNPEYTCTVQGAKIFLDKAGQWFGGNGRTVYLDAGLAFGDDLYRYPENLPLVAAKGGPGGKPGCGSLPDVAKNFPVRQLITNTGWGTGLDWRPNPGIGQTCSVDYFPVTRGIPEAPHVGQCLPGPAPGPRPPYPGGPPYGAPWYAPDGTPLYPGLPQPPAAPLQTSPAATPPSP; encoded by the coding sequence ATGTCATCGCGAAACGGTGCTCGCGGTGGCCACCCGCTGTGGTGGACGGCCGGTCTCTTCGGGGCCATCATCGGCATGGCTGGAGTGTGTTCGGCGTTGTTCGCCGGAACTTTTCGCACGTATGTACCGGTCACGCTGACATCTGATCGAAGTGGTCTGGTGATGGAGTCCGGTGCCAAAGTGAAGATGCGCGGCGTCGAGGTGGGGCGCGTGTCCGGCATCGTCGGCGGCAGTGGACCGGTCGCGCTGAAGCTGGAAATATCGCCGGACCAGATCGCCCACATTCCCGCCAATGTCGACGCTCAGATCAAGGCCACGACGGCGTTCGGAGCGAAGTTCGTCGACCTCGTCTACCCCGCAGACCCCAGCACGAAGCGCTTGGCCGCCGGTGCGGTGCTGCACTCGCGAAACGTGACAACAGAGGTCAACACGGTGTTCGACAGTCTCGTCGGGCTACTGCGCAAGATTGACGTCTCCAAAGTGAACTCCGTGCTCACCGCACTGGCCGATGGTGTTCGCGGCGAGGGTGATCTGATGGGACAGGCCATCACCGATGCCAATCAAGTTCTGCTCGCGGTGAATCCCCGCATGGACACGGTGGCCGCGGACTGGCGTTCTTTCAAGGGCTTCAGCGACGCCTACAAAGCCGCGGCGCCCGACATTCTCGCCACCATGGATGCGGCCAGCACCACCAGCGAGACCATCACTGCGGACTCGAAGGACCTGGATGCACTGCTGCTCAACACAATCGGCTTGTCCAACAGTGGAATCGGCCTGCTTGCTCCGAATCGAGACAATGTCATCAAGAGCGTCAACGTCCTCGAGCCGACAACCGCTCTTCTGCTCAAATACAACCCTGAATACACCTGCACCGTCCAAGGCGCCAAGATATTCCTGGACAAGGCCGGACAGTGGTTCGGGGGGAACGGACGCACGGTTTACCTGGATGCGGGCTTGGCGTTCGGGGACGACCTCTACCGCTACCCCGAGAACCTCCCACTGGTCGCCGCCAAGGGTGGCCCGGGCGGTAAGCCGGGATGCGGGTCACTGCCTGACGTCGCCAAGAACTTCCCAGTGCGCCAGCTGATCACGAACACCGGGTGGGGCACCGGCCTCGACTGGCGGCCCAATCCCGGTATAGGCCAAACCTGCTCGGTCGACTACTTCCCGGTCACCCGGGGAATCCCCGAAGCCCCTCACGTGGGGCAGTGCTTGCCCGGACCGGCGCCCGGCCCCCGTCCGCCCTATCCCGGCGGTCCTCCGTACGGAGCGCCGTGGTACGCGCCCGACGGCACACCCCTCTACCCGGGCTTGCCGCAGCCTCCCGCGGCGCCGCTGCAGACCAGCCCGGCGGCCACACCGCCCTCCCCGTAA
- a CDS encoding MCE family protein encodes MNTNVRRAAISFAIFVIVCLIGTFALLAVFSQFRFSREQVYRAEFTDVSGLTTGDFVRIAGVEVGKVKRISITDNALALVEFSADPTVFLTKGTKAAVRWENPIGDRYLALLEGAGRAERLDPGGTIAVANTMPALDLDTLLGGFRPLFRSLDPEQVNALSSQLIAAFQDQGASIGSFLNQTASVTSTLADRDELIGQVITNLNTVTASLSGQSGQFAKAIDSLAQLVHGLATHKQDITNAVAYTNAATGTIADLLDQTRAPMKDVVTQTDRVSSIVDADHDWFDNFLETVPHSYKVLSRLGIMGDFFTFYLCDLILKVNGKGGEPVYVKLAGQDTGRCAPK; translated from the coding sequence GTGAACACCAATGTGCGCCGTGCCGCGATCAGTTTCGCGATCTTCGTAATCGTCTGTCTGATCGGGACGTTTGCACTGCTGGCCGTCTTCTCTCAGTTCCGGTTCTCCCGAGAGCAGGTTTACCGCGCAGAGTTCACCGATGTCAGCGGGTTGACCACCGGTGACTTTGTCCGGATTGCCGGCGTCGAGGTCGGCAAGGTGAAGAGAATCTCGATCACTGACAATGCACTGGCTTTGGTGGAGTTCTCCGCGGACCCTACGGTCTTCCTGACTAAGGGAACCAAGGCCGCGGTACGGTGGGAAAACCCGATCGGGGACCGGTACCTTGCCCTGTTGGAGGGCGCAGGCCGAGCTGAGCGCCTCGATCCGGGCGGAACGATAGCCGTCGCCAACACCATGCCGGCGTTGGATCTCGACACGCTATTGGGCGGCTTCCGGCCGTTGTTCCGGTCTCTGGATCCAGAGCAGGTGAACGCACTGTCGTCTCAGCTCATCGCCGCCTTTCAGGATCAGGGTGCTTCGATCGGGTCGTTCCTGAACCAAACAGCCTCAGTCACCAGCACTCTCGCCGATCGAGACGAACTGATCGGCCAGGTCATCACCAATCTCAACACCGTGACGGCATCACTGAGCGGGCAAAGCGGACAGTTCGCCAAGGCAATCGACTCGCTCGCCCAACTCGTGCACGGGCTGGCGACGCACAAACAAGACATTACCAACGCCGTCGCCTACACCAATGCGGCGACCGGTACGATCGCCGATCTGTTAGATCAGACCCGTGCGCCGATGAAAGATGTTGTGACGCAGACGGACCGAGTGAGCTCCATCGTCGACGCCGATCATGACTGGTTCGACAACTTCCTGGAAACCGTTCCGCATTCCTACAAGGTCCTCAGCCGGCTCGGCATCATGGGTGATTTCTTTACGTTCTATCTCTGTGACCTGATTCTGAAAGTCAATGGCAAAGGTGGCGAACCGGTTTACGTCAAACTGGCCGGCCAGGACACCGGACGGTGCGCGCCGAAATGA
- a CDS encoding MCE family protein — translation MKSFAERNLFLTGVVGAATIAAMVGAALEYDKLPFVDSSREYTAYFADSGGLRPGAAVQVAGYRVGEVSSVDLRGAEVVVTFDVDDGIRLGQQSEANIRTKSLLGAKVLEITPRGDGQLAQPIPLARTKSPYQLPDALGDLSATINGLNTESVSNALATLADTFKDTPTALRQAVQGVGQFSQTLDARDAALRNLLADANKATGVLSERADEIAKLVVDSDALLAELRTQSDALEQISGNLSNLAGQLAGFIADNKTQLRPTLDKLNSVLATVDNRKAGLQQAIKYLNQYAMSLGESVASGPFFKAYIANLLPGQFVQPFVDAAFSDLGLDPNVLLPSQRTDPQIGQPATPPLPVPFPRTGQGGQPNLNLPDAITGNPGDPRYPYREPLPGPPPGGPPPGPPAALPSAQPAPVEGGQG, via the coding sequence ATGAAGTCCTTCGCTGAGCGCAATCTGTTCCTCACCGGCGTGGTCGGTGCAGCGACGATCGCTGCAATGGTGGGCGCCGCTCTCGAGTACGACAAACTGCCGTTCGTCGATTCCTCGAGGGAGTACACCGCCTATTTCGCCGACTCGGGTGGGTTGCGGCCCGGGGCCGCCGTGCAGGTGGCCGGCTATCGGGTAGGAGAGGTCTCGTCGGTTGACCTTCGCGGCGCCGAAGTAGTAGTGACGTTCGACGTCGACGACGGCATTCGTCTCGGGCAGCAGAGCGAGGCAAATATCAGGACCAAGAGCCTGCTGGGCGCGAAGGTCCTCGAGATCACTCCGCGTGGCGATGGTCAACTGGCACAGCCGATTCCGCTAGCACGGACAAAGTCGCCCTACCAGTTGCCCGACGCACTCGGGGATCTTTCGGCCACCATCAACGGACTCAACACCGAATCGGTCTCCAATGCCCTGGCCACCTTGGCCGATACTTTCAAGGACACACCCACGGCTCTCCGGCAGGCAGTACAGGGGGTCGGACAATTCTCTCAGACACTCGACGCTCGAGATGCTGCCCTGCGCAACCTGCTCGCCGATGCCAACAAGGCGACCGGGGTGTTGTCCGAGCGCGCCGATGAGATCGCGAAGCTGGTCGTGGACAGCGATGCCCTGCTGGCCGAATTGCGAACACAGAGTGATGCTTTGGAACAGATCTCCGGTAACCTGTCGAACCTGGCCGGACAGTTGGCCGGATTCATCGCCGACAACAAGACCCAGTTGCGGCCGACGCTGGACAAACTCAATTCCGTTCTCGCGACTGTCGATAACCGCAAGGCCGGTCTGCAGCAGGCGATCAAGTACCTCAATCAGTACGCCATGTCGTTGGGTGAAAGCGTCGCCTCCGGACCCTTCTTCAAGGCGTATATCGCAAACCTGCTCCCTGGCCAATTCGTTCAGCCGTTCGTCGATGCGGCCTTCTCCGACCTCGGCTTGGATCCGAATGTGCTGTTGCCGTCTCAACGCACTGACCCGCAGATCGGGCAACCGGCCACCCCGCCGCTGCCGGTGCCGTTCCCACGTACCGGCCAGGGCGGCCAGCCCAACCTCAATCTGCCCGACGCGATCACCGGAAACCCCGGCGACCCCCGCTATCCATACCGAGAACCACTTCCCGGTCCACCACCCGGCGGGCCGCCGCCAGGCCCGCCTGCGGCACTCCCGTCCGCTCAGCCGGCCCCGGTCGAAGGGGGCCAGGGATGA
- a CDS encoding virulence factor Mce family protein: MTSRFMRTGIALVLLVTLAAAVLVQIRNHEAVRRLHVVAYFDNSNGLFTGDEVRILGVPVGRIDGIEPEPQRVRISFSIDPRYQVPADAKAAIISPQLVTSRAIQLTPAYTGGPAMHDGAVIPQSRTVVPLEWDDLRQQLVKLTDALQPTQPGGVSTLGAIIDTAADNLRGQGPSIRDTVIKMSQAFSILGDRSDDMFSTIRNLSVVVTALQDSSALLVQFNQNLAAVTAALSASPAAMGKAVKDLNDVVGDTTKFISDNREAIGTTTDKLASITTAVHDSLDDVEQALHLFPNTLQNFINIYQPTQQGITGVLTMQNFANPISFLCGGIQAASRLNSEQSAKLCVQYLAPIIKNRQFNFPPLGANYVVGESARPNELTYSEDRLRPDHRPTMAPAEGQAAPTDPAAGLSGMMVPPGAGS; the protein is encoded by the coding sequence ATGACGTCACGCTTCATGCGCACCGGCATAGCCCTCGTCCTGCTGGTGACCCTGGCCGCTGCCGTCCTCGTCCAGATCCGCAATCACGAGGCCGTACGGCGACTGCATGTCGTCGCCTACTTCGACAACAGCAACGGGCTGTTCACCGGCGACGAGGTGCGCATACTCGGGGTTCCGGTGGGACGGATCGACGGCATCGAGCCCGAGCCGCAGCGGGTCAGGATCAGCTTTTCCATCGATCCGAGATACCAAGTGCCTGCAGACGCCAAGGCCGCGATCATCTCACCGCAATTGGTCACCTCCAGAGCTATTCAACTCACACCGGCCTATACGGGCGGTCCGGCTATGCACGACGGTGCGGTGATCCCGCAATCGCGCACCGTCGTGCCTCTGGAGTGGGACGATCTGCGCCAGCAGTTGGTGAAGTTGACCGACGCCCTGCAGCCGACGCAGCCCGGCGGCGTGAGCACCCTCGGTGCGATCATCGATACCGCGGCGGACAATCTACGGGGTCAGGGGCCGAGCATCCGCGACACCGTCATCAAGATGTCCCAAGCCTTTTCCATCCTCGGTGACCGCAGCGATGACATGTTCTCCACCATCAGAAACCTCTCCGTCGTGGTTACAGCCCTGCAGGACAGTTCGGCGCTGCTGGTGCAGTTCAACCAGAACCTTGCCGCCGTTACCGCTGCGCTGAGCGCGTCCCCGGCCGCGATGGGTAAGGCGGTGAAGGATCTCAACGACGTCGTCGGTGACACCACGAAATTCATCAGCGATAACCGCGAGGCCATCGGTACAACGACCGACAAGTTGGCGTCCATCACCACTGCGGTACACGACAGTCTTGACGACGTCGAGCAAGCGCTGCACCTGTTCCCGAACACCCTGCAGAACTTCATCAACATCTACCAACCGACTCAGCAGGGGATCACCGGCGTACTGACGATGCAGAACTTCGCCAACCCAATCTCGTTCCTGTGCGGGGGAATTCAGGCGGCCTCCCGGCTCAACAGTGAGCAATCGGCCAAGTTGTGCGTGCAATATCTCGCTCCCATCATCAAGAATCGGCAGTTCAACTTTCCGCCGCTGGGCGCGAACTATGTTGTCGGAGAGTCAGCCAGGCCGAACGAACTCACCTACTCCGAAGATCGGCTGCGACCCGACCACCGGCCCACCATGGCGCCGGCGGAGGGCCAGGCGGCACCGACAGACCCCGCTGCCGGCCTGTCCGGGATGATGGTTCCCCCGGGAGCTGGGTCGTGA
- a CDS encoding MCE family protein produces the protein MGRNLFKYSVAGVAVLTAATGTTACEWHGLNSLPMPGTEGRGNGSFTVQAQLPDVGYIQQNSRVRVGDANVGTIMKIERQGWHALVTITLNNDVDLPANSTVKVGQTSLLGSLHLELAAPVDSAPQGKLHDGSLIPLQNAGAYPGTDETLAALSLLLNGGGIGQIQDITAAFATAFAHREADLRSLISQLDQFTARLDAQTHDIIAATDSFNGLVTQFADQKPVLDRAIRTVPDALAVLAEQRGHLADALAAFGKFSAVATDTVNQTKENLGQELKEVAPVLHSLADAGPDLTRSLDFLGTFPWPKGPLDNWIRGDYANITAIVDLTLSRIDNTIFTGTRWEGDLTELEMQWGRTIGQLPSPYTAGNPLVAPYHLDQGP, from the coding sequence ATCGGGCGAAACCTCTTCAAATACAGCGTTGCCGGAGTTGCGGTTCTGACGGCTGCCACCGGCACCACGGCCTGTGAATGGCACGGTTTGAACTCGCTGCCAATGCCCGGCACCGAAGGTCGAGGAAACGGGTCCTTCACTGTGCAGGCACAACTGCCGGACGTCGGCTATATCCAGCAGAATTCCCGCGTACGCGTCGGTGACGCCAACGTGGGGACCATCATGAAGATCGAACGCCAAGGCTGGCATGCGCTGGTAACGATCACCCTCAACAATGATGTCGATCTTCCTGCCAACAGCACAGTCAAGGTGGGGCAGACCAGCCTGCTGGGATCACTGCATCTCGAACTGGCCGCACCCGTCGATTCTGCACCGCAAGGCAAGCTGCACGACGGATCTCTCATCCCGCTGCAGAACGCCGGCGCTTACCCCGGCACCGATGAGACTCTGGCGGCATTGTCATTGCTGCTCAATGGTGGCGGTATCGGGCAAATCCAAGACATAACCGCGGCGTTCGCGACTGCGTTCGCTCACCGCGAGGCGGACCTCCGCAGCCTCATCTCACAACTCGACCAGTTCACAGCACGTCTCGACGCGCAGACGCACGACATCATCGCCGCCACCGACAGTTTCAACGGCCTGGTCACCCAATTCGCTGATCAAAAGCCAGTGTTGGACAGAGCGATACGGACTGTCCCTGATGCGCTCGCCGTGCTGGCCGAGCAGCGCGGCCACCTGGCCGACGCGTTGGCGGCGTTCGGCAAGTTCAGCGCCGTGGCAACCGATACGGTCAACCAGACCAAGGAGAATCTCGGTCAGGAGCTCAAAGAGGTCGCACCGGTGTTGCACTCACTGGCCGATGCGGGGCCTGATCTGACCCGCTCCCTTGACTTTCTCGGCACTTTCCCTTGGCCGAAAGGTCCGTTGGACAACTGGATTCGAGGCGACTATGCCAACATCACTGCCATCGTCGACCTGACCTTGAGCCGTATCGACAACACGATCTTCACCGGCACACGGTGGGAGGGCGACCTGACCGAGCTGGAGATGCAATGGGGACGCACCATCGGCCAGCTGCCGAGCCCGTACACGGCGGGTAACCCGCTCGTTGCTCCGTACCACCTCGATCAGGGACCGTGA
- a CDS encoding MCE family protein yields MHLSKWIKLQLCIFAIVTVVAGAVMVFGYIDVPAMLGVGRYTVTMQLPQTGGLYEGANVTYRGTEVGRVSAVTLTESGIDAKLSLRSDLRIPSDVDAQVHSTSAIGEQYVALIPRIGGTPPLKNGDVIDTNRTSVPPDIGELLDAANRGLEAIPRENVRTVIDESYSAIGGLGPELSRIVKGSTKLAIDAHDNLDPLVSLIDHSGPVLDSQAQSAGAIHAWAAHLADLSSQLKDNDRSLAGLLKSGAQAADQAGQLMDRLRPSLPVLMANLAGIGQLALTYQPAIEQLLVLIPMGVQVMAAGTVANRDSQHPGLVLSFNLNLNLPPPCTTGYLPAQQQRIPSMVDTPDRTADDLYCRIPQDSWVAVRGARNLPCLTNPGKRAPTARMCRSDEQYVPLNDGFNWKGDPNGTLSGQSIPQPPPDSAQQVPVGQAPPIAVAYYDPTTGNYVGPDGLNYTQSDLVAHSGPRTWQSMLVPTP; encoded by the coding sequence ATGCATCTGAGCAAGTGGATCAAGCTGCAACTCTGCATTTTTGCGATCGTCACGGTGGTTGCCGGCGCGGTCATGGTGTTCGGTTACATCGACGTCCCGGCCATGCTGGGTGTCGGGAGATATACAGTCACGATGCAACTTCCGCAAACAGGCGGGCTGTATGAGGGCGCCAATGTGACATACCGCGGGACGGAGGTCGGCCGGGTCAGCGCCGTGACACTGACGGAGTCCGGAATTGATGCGAAGCTGTCGCTGCGGTCCGACCTGCGCATCCCGTCGGACGTGGATGCGCAGGTGCACAGCACATCCGCGATCGGTGAGCAATACGTCGCGCTGATACCTCGCATTGGGGGGACTCCGCCACTAAAGAACGGTGATGTCATCGACACGAACCGGACGTCGGTACCGCCGGACATCGGTGAACTGCTTGACGCGGCGAACCGCGGGTTGGAGGCCATACCGCGCGAGAACGTGAGAACTGTGATCGACGAAAGCTACTCGGCCATAGGAGGTTTGGGACCCGAACTGTCGCGCATCGTGAAGGGATCCACAAAGCTGGCGATCGACGCTCACGACAACCTCGATCCATTGGTGTCACTGATCGACCATTCCGGGCCGGTCCTGGATTCGCAAGCACAATCCGCAGGCGCCATCCACGCGTGGGCCGCTCACCTGGCCGACCTGTCCAGTCAGCTCAAAGACAACGACCGGTCTCTTGCCGGACTTCTGAAGAGCGGCGCACAGGCGGCCGATCAAGCAGGCCAACTGATGGATCGACTTCGTCCGAGCCTGCCGGTTCTGATGGCCAACCTCGCCGGCATCGGCCAGCTCGCGCTGACGTATCAGCCCGCGATCGAACAGTTGCTGGTGTTGATACCCATGGGGGTCCAGGTGATGGCGGCCGGGACGGTGGCCAACCGAGACAGCCAACATCCGGGATTGGTGTTGTCGTTCAATCTCAACCTCAATCTCCCGCCACCATGCACCACAGGCTATCTGCCTGCCCAACAGCAGCGGATTCCCTCCATGGTCGATACACCTGACCGAACGGCCGATGATCTGTATTGCCGCATACCCCAGGACTCTTGGGTGGCGGTCCGTGGAGCGCGCAATCTGCCGTGCCTGACCAACCCGGGGAAGCGGGCGCCGACAGCGAGAATGTGCCGAAGTGACGAGCAATACGTACCACTCAACGACGGGTTCAACTGGAAGGGTGATCCGAACGGAACGCTGAGCGGTCAAAGCATTCCCCAGCCGCCGCCGGATTCGGCGCAGCAGGTGCCCGTAGGGCAGGCTCCGCCGATCGCCGTTGCCTACTACGATCCCACGACCGGTAATTATGTCGGACCAGATGGCCTGAACTACACCCAGTCAGATCTGGTCGCGCACAGCGGACCTCGAACATGGCAGAGCATGCTCGTCCCGACCCCGTGA
- a CDS encoding TetR family transcriptional regulator: MPRPSKPLISRAAAVEASIEIIDSEGLNAFSLPRLAAHLGVRAPSLYHHFADKNEILIAVARHIAGKSVIKPRRAPGPDWPEYFVSLALNFRQSVLRHRNAASILIEHLPRETLIGSFEDAARFLTESGVPVHLHAQILDGMETLCVGAVLSEAVRMPRGRNVLFPPFDAEKYPHLAEAIKVNDLTVKEVFAERIRSFLYGVTANDAYRRGAEETSA, encoded by the coding sequence ATGCCGCGACCATCCAAGCCGCTGATCAGCCGTGCCGCCGCAGTCGAGGCGTCAATCGAGATCATCGATTCCGAGGGACTCAACGCATTCAGTTTGCCTCGCCTCGCCGCGCACCTCGGGGTGCGAGCCCCGTCGCTCTACCACCACTTTGCCGACAAGAACGAGATTTTGATTGCGGTCGCTCGTCATATCGCCGGCAAATCGGTCATCAAACCGCGGCGCGCGCCAGGACCGGACTGGCCGGAGTACTTCGTCAGTCTCGCACTGAATTTCCGGCAGTCCGTGCTGCGCCACCGCAACGCGGCGTCGATCCTGATCGAGCATCTCCCGCGCGAGACGCTCATCGGCAGCTTCGAAGACGCCGCCCGCTTCCTCACCGAATCAGGTGTACCCGTCCACCTGCACGCGCAGATCCTGGACGGGATGGAGACACTCTGCGTGGGCGCCGTTCTGTCCGAGGCGGTCCGGATGCCCCGCGGACGGAACGTTCTGTTTCCCCCATTCGATGCCGAGAAATATCCTCACCTCGCCGAGGCGATCAAAGTCAACGATCTGACGGTGAAAGAGGTGTTCGCCGAACGAATCCGGAGCTTCCTTTACGGTGTTACGGCGAACGACGCCTACCGGCGAGGCGCCGAAGAGACATCGGCCTGA